A part of Neoarius graeffei isolate fNeoGra1 chromosome 8, fNeoGra1.pri, whole genome shotgun sequence genomic DNA contains:
- the LOC132890025 gene encoding uncharacterized protein LOC132890025, translated as MTCLWILILIFSTMYPLQPGRCWVTAQSLTESGVYQPDKELSVDIGDSATLQCCISENVYGIIAWFKQPNRQKPQIIVTVYKSGGETFYNESQKSRFQIERSSNCFNITFLNTFQSDEAMYYCALTRPNLVFADGTYLKIKGEHVTIESETSKPALGDNSVGCEPTLHGNSTNMNTQEKTVLGLGTALGLCALLIFCLIYFILRRRKWDKSKLNASVENSPGMNQVRESEAETLNYAAVHFSKRKPKAETKKSGSSDECVYADVKKTARCNINDS; from the exons atgacttgtttgtggATTTTAATTTTGATCTTCAGCACCATGT ATCCACTCCAACCTGGTAGATGCTGGGTTACTGCACAATCCCTCACAGAGTCAGGAGTTTATCAGCCTGATAAAGAGCTCAGTGTGGATATCGGAGACTCGGCGACTCTGCAGTGTTGTATTTCTGAAAATGTATATGGGATTATTGCCTGGTTTAAGCAACCAAACAGACAAAAACCTCAGATTATAGTCACGGTGTATAAAAGTGGGGGAGAAACATTTTACAATGAATCCCAAAAGTCACGTTTCCAAATAGAAAGATCTTCAAACTGCTTCAATATTACATTTTTAAACACCTTTCAGTCTGATGAAGCCATGTACTACTGTGCACTGACGAGACCCAACCTTGTGTTTGCAGATGGAACTTATTTAAAAATTAAAG GTGAACATGTTACTATTGAATCAGAAACATCTAAACCAGCTCTGGGTGATAATTCAGTGGGCTGTGAACCAACACTGCATGGAAACAGCACTAACATGAACACACAAGAGAAAACAG TGCTCGGTTTGGGAACGGCTTTGGGTTTGTGTGCACTTCTGATTTTCTGTCTCATTTATTTCATACTGAGGAGAAGAAAATGGGATAAAAGTAAGT TAAACGCTTCTGTAGAAAATTCTCCAGGAATGAATCAGGTACGT GAATCTGAAGCTGAAACACTGAATTATGCAGCTGTGCATTTCTCTAAGAGGAAACCCAAAGCTGAAACAAAGAAATCTGGTTCATCAGATGAGTGTGTGTACGCTGATGTGAAGAAAACTGCACGCTGTAACATAAATGATTCATAA